A region from the Lytechinus variegatus isolate NC3 chromosome 6, Lvar_3.0, whole genome shotgun sequence genome encodes:
- the LOC121417834 gene encoding tyrosine-protein kinase receptor Tie-2-like — MKRKSCFFISACVGVYISTTSRGYTSAETGQPFFDCFRSAPDLQAKVGVDRYVYTYNSIVNPANGLPPLPTFYRAGNPSTEVYRINLHTSYHRSYGVFYCSAALDGEYSAVPTIFLRSDAKFVPRRGRFTKTVNRGDVDVTVEFTEVTPSDTSKEWRFNGTTIAMDTISYNINPRMRKRPVYTIKGKVNTSHSGVYEIHVPGQRSQARAGLQRLIVRACPAGRYNESSGCTQFCSSCYNGGICHDQTGECICPPGFQGYSCEIACGGNRFGRNCEYRCDYDVSDDKKACSGLQVCVPDPYGCSCTPGYKGLNCTTECDTGEFGASCSETCHCVSGECDRFTGVCTGSSSNCLSSWTGTNCQGQQGAPPPSEIEAESVSSVIIVTWNASHPLHLNGHITGYTIDYKKISPIHEGAHSKVIKTAQTTNIMYVIDGVKEGEEYEIQASS; from the exons atgaaaagaaaatcatgctTCTTTATTTCAGCATGTGTTGGTGTTTACATATCTACTACCAGTCGAGGATACACGAGCGCAGAGACTGGTCAACCTTTCTTCGACTGCTTCAGAAGTGCTCCTGATTTGCAAGCCAAGGTGGGAGTAGACAGATACGTCTATACATACAATAGCATAGTTAACCCTGCTAATGGATTGCCTCCACTCCCTACCTTCTACAGGGCTGGTAATCCATCAACTGAAGTCTACCGAATAAACCTTCACACAAGTTATCACAGATCGTATGGTGTCTTCTACTGCTCTGCGGCGCTTGATGGAGAATACTCCGCTGTTCCAACAATCTTCCTGAGATCCGATG CTAAATTTGTACCTCGCAGGGGCAGGTTTACCAAGACAGTCAACAGAGGTGACGTGGATGTGACTGTTGAGTTTACTGAGGTCACTCCGAGTGACACCAGCAAAGAATGGAGGTTTAATGGTACCACCATCGCAATGGATACCATTTCTTATAATATAAACCCTCGAATGCGAAAGCGGCCAGTGTATACAATCAAAGGAAAAGTGAATACGTCACATTCAGGGGTTTACGAGATTCATGTACCGGGTCAAAGATCACAAGCAAGGGCTGGACTACAAAGACTAATTGTTAGAG CATGCCCAGCTGGGCGCTATAATGAATCGAGTGGTTGCACCCAGTTCTGCTCATCATGTTATAATGGAGGAATATGCCACGATCAAACCGGGGAATGTATCTGTCCTCCAGGATTTCAGGGCTATTCATGTGAAATAG CATGCGGTGGAAATCGCTTTGGTCGTAACTGCGAGTACCGATGTGACTACGATGTATCAGATGATAAGAAGGCATGTAGTGGTCTTCAGGTTTGTGTACCTGATCCCTATGGCTGTTCATGTACACCAGGATATAAAGGATTAAACTGTACTACAG AATGTGATACAGGAGAGTTCGGAGCTAGTTGTAGTGAGACATGTCACTGCGTTTCAGGAGAATGTGATCGGTTTACGGGGGTTTGTACTGGAAGCTCTTCTAATTGCCTCTCATCATGGACAGGGACAAACTGCCAAG GTCAACAAGGTGCCCCGCCTCCATCAGAAATAGAAGCTGAAAGCGTCTCTTCAGTTATAATCGTGACATGGAATGCATCTCATCCACTGCATCTTAACGGCCATATAACGGGATACACTATTGACTACAAGAAGATATCACCCATCCATGAAGGTGCTCATTCCAAGGTTATTAAAACAGCCCAGACCACCAACATCATGTATGTGATAGATGGAGTCAAAGAAGGAGAGGAATACGAGATACAG gCTTCATCCTGA